One window from the genome of Hydra vulgaris chromosome 02, alternate assembly HydraT2T_AEP encodes:
- the LOC136075861 gene encoding GTPase Der-like, translating to MRFFASEIIREKILLYYQKEVPYSTHVVIVEYRENEDPVFIRGITYEARDSQKGIIIGNKGAAIKKLEQRLEEGRPNVGKSTLFNRLIGKRQAIIHDSSGATRDRHYGKTNWNGVGFSVIDTGGYVMNSDDIFEEVRKQIILAVEEADVIIILVDHHTGAVDIEFEITRFAQ from the exons ATGCGTTTTTTTGCATCGGAGATTATTCGTGAAAAAATCTTACTCTATTATCAAAAAGAAGTTCCTTACTCTACCCACGTAGTAATTGTGGAATACCGTGAAAATGAAGATCCTGTTTTTATTCGTGGAATTACTTATGAAGCCAGAGATTCTCAAAAGGGAATTATTATCGGAAACAAAGGTGCAGCCATAAAAAAATTGGAACAGAGGCTCGAAGAA GGGCGTCCGAATGTAGGTAAATCGACCTTGTTTAACAGATTAATAGGCAAAAGACAAGCCATTATTCACGATTCGAGCGGAGCAACCAGAGACCGTCACTACGGGAAGACGAACTGGAACGGAGTAGGGTTTTCGGTGATCGACACCGGCGGATATGTGATGAATTCAGACGATATTTTTGAAGAAGTTcgcaaacaaattattttggcTGTCGAAGAAGCGGATGTCATCATTATACTTGTAGATCATCATACAGGTGCAGTAGATATAGAGTTTGAAATAACCAGATTTGCTCAATAG